The Amycolatopsis sp. DG1A-15b genome window below encodes:
- a CDS encoding serine hydrolase domain-containing protein, translating to MSDIDVHGTVTSGFEGVREEFAAAVAEEAGAQLAVYAHGRLVVDLWAGDEVTGDTLTGVYSSTKGAATLVVALLVQDGVLELDRPVAGYWPEFAAAGKDRITVRDLLTHRSGVIGVDGGFSAAELADDQLIARRLAGQRPYWRPGSAYGYGGFVTFAMVGEVVRRVTGRSLGEHFEQRVRAPHGLDLYLGLPETLEARYREVLPGQADPDQLAAFWANVPGPHSLTGIGYGLNSTPPLDQVAFLNTRRVRALGQASAGGVGNARGLAGMYAALAFGLDGRAPLLERGTLSEFAMLHSTGRDLVTGEAGQYALGFQAKGARYPFLSANAFGHNGSAGSEAFADPVSGFAFGYARRRFAFDWSYPEHDRLAAAVHRAATVS from the coding sequence ATGAGCGACATCGACGTTCACGGCACGGTGACCAGCGGTTTCGAGGGGGTGCGCGAGGAATTCGCGGCTGCGGTCGCCGAGGAGGCCGGCGCGCAGCTGGCGGTGTATGCGCACGGCCGTCTGGTGGTCGACCTCTGGGCAGGCGACGAGGTGACCGGTGACACCCTGACCGGGGTCTACTCCTCGACCAAGGGTGCCGCGACCCTGGTGGTGGCCCTGCTGGTGCAGGACGGCGTCCTGGAGCTGGACCGTCCGGTCGCCGGCTACTGGCCGGAGTTCGCGGCGGCGGGCAAGGACCGGATCACCGTGCGGGATCTGCTCACCCACCGTTCCGGCGTGATCGGTGTCGACGGCGGGTTCAGCGCCGCCGAACTCGCCGACGACCAGCTGATCGCGCGGAGGCTGGCCGGGCAGCGGCCGTACTGGCGGCCGGGTTCGGCCTACGGCTACGGCGGGTTCGTGACGTTCGCGATGGTGGGCGAGGTGGTCCGCAGGGTCACGGGCCGGTCGCTGGGGGAGCACTTCGAACAGCGGGTGCGCGCGCCTCATGGGCTGGACCTGTACCTGGGGCTGCCGGAGACGCTGGAGGCCCGGTACCGGGAGGTGCTGCCGGGGCAGGCCGACCCGGACCAGCTCGCGGCGTTCTGGGCGAACGTCCCGGGACCGCACAGCCTCACCGGGATCGGCTACGGCCTCAACTCCACCCCGCCCCTCGACCAGGTGGCGTTCCTCAACACCCGGCGGGTGCGCGCGCTCGGCCAGGCCTCGGCCGGTGGGGTGGGCAACGCCCGGGGGCTGGCCGGGATGTACGCCGCCCTGGCCTTCGGCCTGGACGGACGGGCCCCGCTGCTCGAACGCGGCACTCTGAGCGAGTTCGCCATGCTCCACTCCACCGGTCGCGACCTGGTCACCGGCGAGGCCGGCCAGTACGCCCTGGGGTTCCAGGCCAAGGGTGCGCGCTACCCGTTCCTGAGCGCGAACGCCTTCGGCCACAACGGATCCGCGGGCTCGGAAGCGTTCGCCGACCCGGTCAGCGGCTTCGCCTTCGGCTACGCCCGCCGCCGCTTCGCCTTCGACTGGTCGTATCCCGAACACGACCGGCTGGCCGCCGCGGTCCACCGCGCGGCCACGGTCTCCTGA
- a CDS encoding sigma-70 family RNA polymerase sigma factor: MNEHDFLARRFEEHRTHLKSVAYQMLGSLTEADDAIQEAWLKLARAGSGEIDNLGGWLTTVVGRVCLDMLRSRRLRREDPLEARLPDPIVDSDDRTDPEHQALIADSVGLALLVVLESLNPAERLAFVLHDMFGMPFEEIAPITDRTPVAARKLASRARRRVQGATAVPDPDPAAHRRVVDAFLTAARDGDLTALLAILAPGVTVRADGGKAFPGGMRILSGAETVAGQLATFHRMATISTTSPALVNGTAGLINTIDDELISIMSFTIAHERIVAIDILSDPDRLAAYRRN, from the coding sequence ATGAACGAGCACGACTTCCTGGCCCGCCGGTTCGAAGAACACCGCACGCACCTGAAATCGGTGGCCTACCAGATGCTGGGCTCCCTGACCGAGGCCGACGACGCGATCCAAGAGGCCTGGCTCAAGCTTGCGCGCGCCGGATCCGGGGAGATCGACAACCTCGGCGGCTGGCTCACCACGGTCGTCGGCCGGGTCTGCCTGGACATGCTGCGTTCACGTCGGCTGCGCCGCGAGGACCCCCTGGAAGCCCGCCTGCCGGACCCGATCGTCGACAGCGACGACCGCACCGACCCCGAACACCAGGCGCTGATCGCCGACTCGGTGGGACTGGCTCTGCTGGTGGTGCTGGAATCGCTGAATCCGGCCGAGCGGCTGGCCTTCGTCCTGCACGACATGTTCGGCATGCCGTTCGAGGAGATCGCCCCGATCACGGACCGCACACCGGTCGCGGCCAGGAAACTCGCCAGCCGCGCCCGCCGGCGCGTCCAGGGCGCGACCGCGGTCCCCGACCCCGACCCGGCGGCCCACCGCCGGGTCGTCGACGCCTTCCTGACCGCCGCCCGCGACGGCGACCTCACCGCGCTGCTGGCCATCCTCGCCCCCGGCGTCACGGTGCGCGCGGACGGCGGAAAGGCGTTCCCCGGCGGCATGCGAATCCTGTCCGGCGCCGAAACCGTGGCCGGACAGCTCGCCACCTTCCACCGCATGGCCACCATCTCGACCACCAGCCCCGCCCTCGTCAACGGCACGGCCGGGCTGATCAACACCATCGACGACGAGCTCATCTCCATCATGAGCTTCACCATCGCCCACGAGAGGATCGTCGCGATCGACATCCTTTCCGACCCCGACCGGCTGGCCGCCTACCGGCGGAACTGA
- a CDS encoding peptidase inhibitor family I36 protein has product MMSKARKTAIGAVLAAAGLIAAPAAQAATASPAASSACPSYYFCFYFNSSYGGAHADYLLSDGNLGDELFNKAGTTTKGLGVQVKNNAASAHNNWAFPATVFYNSGCNGSVASQTFGAYSSGNFNSTMKNQNASFRWVGSTGGGFDCANRDQF; this is encoded by the coding sequence ATGATGTCGAAGGCACGGAAAACCGCGATCGGCGCCGTTCTGGCCGCGGCGGGGCTCATCGCGGCCCCGGCCGCCCAGGCGGCGACCGCGAGCCCGGCGGCGAGCTCAGCCTGTCCGAGCTACTACTTCTGCTTCTACTTCAACAGCAGCTACGGAGGCGCCCACGCCGACTACCTGCTCTCCGACGGCAACCTCGGCGACGAGCTGTTCAACAAGGCCGGCACCACCACCAAGGGCTTGGGCGTCCAGGTGAAGAACAACGCCGCGTCGGCGCACAACAACTGGGCCTTCCCCGCGACGGTCTTCTACAACAGCGGCTGCAACGGCAGCGTCGCCTCGCAGACGTTCGGCGCGTACTCCTCCGGAAACTTCAACTCCACCATGAAGAACCAGAACGCGAGCTTCAGGTGGGTGGGGAGTACCGGCGGCGGGTTCGACTGCGCGAACCGCGATCAGTTCTAG